The genomic region gagggaaagagaaaaagccatgctaagtggaaagtttataACTGTAAGTgcccatattaaaaaaaaagagacttctcaaataaacaacctaatgatgcaccttaagcttctagaaaaacagaaacaaaatgaaccccaaaccagcagacagacagaaataataaagatcaggttTAAGATTAATGAGATCAAGACCAAATACGCTATATaaagaagcaatgaaacaaagagctggttctttggaaagattaACAATATCAgcaaacccttagccaaaatGGCAAAATGCTGGAGGGATAAGactaaaatcaaagatgaaaaagggaacataAGCATAAATACTAGCAAAGTCCAAAACAACATTAGAGAATATTTTCAAAGCTTATATTCATGTAAACTAGAAATTCTAgatgaaataaatttctagatgcacataaccaaccaaaattgaaccaagaagatattaatcatttaaataaacctatataacaagcaatgagattgacaCAGTAATAAAGAGACTCCCTACAAAGGAGAGCCGAGGACTTAATGGCTTTTACTGAAttttgctgaattttaccaaagctTTAAAAAGGAACTAATAGTGattctcctcaaacttttctggGAAATAGACAGAGAGTATACACtattaaactcattctatgattcTGGCATTACCCTCATTCCAAAACCCCATAAGATGCAACCATAAAGGAGAATTATACTccaatatatttaatgaatatagatgcaatgattctcaaaaaaaaacaccagcaaacaaaattcaacaatacatcaaaaagattatacaccaagCATGGCAAAGTTgattttattccagggatgcaaggttggttcaatatatataaatcaataaatgtaatacagcatgtaaacagaagtaagagaaaaacacatgatcctcccaattatgcagaaaaagcctttgacaaaattcaacaacatttcatgataaaagctgtgaagaaacaaggaataggtGGAATGCCCCTCAATGTAATAAATGTTATGTACAAACACATAGCCAACATTGTTCTAAATGTAGAATAACTAAAAGCATTACcactaaactcaggaatgagacaggaatGCCCACTTTCCCAACTcctattcaatacagttttggaattcctagccacagcaatagaataagagcaagaaataaaatgattcaaatagggaaggaataagtcaaactattcctatttgcagaaggCATGATCCTCTACCCTAAAGGCCCTAAAAACTTTACCACAAAACTTTTAGAAATTATGAAGTCTTTTAGTACCAAATTAATAGACAGGAATCAATAATCTTcctatataccaaaaatgaacagactgagaaagaaatcagggaaacaatctgatTTATAATATCCTCAAAAACTATATATTACAttggaataaacttaatgaagttaatcaaagatctttttaatgaaaactatgaaccactgaagaaagaagtcaaagaaggcatcagaagatggaaagatcttccactTCTGGTTGATAAAATTAACATTGTGAAAGTGggcatactaccaaaagcaatctacatgttcaatccCTATCAGAATtacaatgacattctttacagaaataaaacaatgaatcttaaaattcatattgaaaacAAAAGACCATATACTCAAAGAATTTCTGAGCAAAATgcccaatgctggaggcatcacaatacccaagttcaaactataatacagaaccataacaataaGCCTTATATAATGTTGATggtaatgcaaattagtacaaccctaATGGAAAGCAGTattgagattcctcaaaaagctaaagatagaactgccatatgatccagtgataccattcctgggcatctaCACAatggaacataagacaggatgcaatagagacacctgtatactgatgttcatcacagaactattcacaatagctaagcctttggaaacaacccaggtgtccaacaaatgatgaatggatctagaaaatcaattatatatatatatatatatatatatatatatatatataatatatatatgtacacacacacacacacacacacacacacatatatatatatatatatatatatatatatatatgtatatactggtgtattactcagccataatgaATAATGACATacggtttgaaggtaaatggatgcaattggaggacatcatgttaagtgaagtaagctaggctaataaacacaaaggccacatgttttctatcATACTTGGAAGATATACCCCCACAAAAATAACCATGATCACATGCAAAGTCATATTAGagaatgtttgtaatagtggaactactctatggaaatacagaaatcagggaaaggaaaagagaattatggAGCATTAGCAGTATTGTAAAATGTAACATATATGAAGGCAGAAGatgtaaggatatgtattgaaagctgttgaaaaatggtgaaggggtaagggagagtaattgaaggggttgaatggaccaaagtaaagtaaagTATTCTCACAGCTTTGGATACaatgagaaacccctttgaacatcaacttaaacattaataaagaaagacaggactgtaaaataagtacagtgtgttTGGGGGGTACTTGTAGGAGGGGTtcaatgaatgaaggagattaagatgaggatATATgtttgatgggcttcatatacttatagaaaataaaacaaagaaacctcttgcaccTGCTTTaattggggcagggaggagactgagggggagaaatggtggggcgatctaaccaatgtaccatataagcctatttgaaactgtcactatgaatcctctctgtacaatgaatatatcctaattttaaaaatctattaaaaattatctatgctaagaaaaaaataagtaaatcgtTAATGATCAATAATCTCCAAAGACAAAATTCAGGCAGTCTGCATCATTTATTTTGCCAATACAAGTTATTCGTATTTTTATTTGGTTAGAAATATATTTAGATGATAtctaaatatctaaatatattatGATATAAAATGCAACCATTTGGAGTAATTGTGTCTCAAACCTTAatcattctgcatatttatttcaacagatTCTAGTTGTAATATATAGTCAATGAAGTGAAGATATGTTTtaatatgttttactttttataaactAACTAAAAATTTCCTCACAGTAGCTTCATATTGTATTTTATGGGGATAATCATGGGTGGAAAATAATGACTCATGATTATTAAcaatgtattataaaataaaagtcacTATCAAATCATGATGCTGGTTTATCCACACTGCTATTGTTAAAGTAAAATTTAGTTATAATTCATAGATGAAATTGATACTCTGTTTATAATTAATTAGAAATACTTTTATCTTTAATGAATTCAATGTCATCAGGATTGTCAATATATTACCCTGCACGTTAATGCTATAtgagattatttttaagaaaatgtgttttgatagattattttataaaactatgagaaaactaTTATTGCCCTGAATCATCTTACCAACATCAATTTCAAGCAGAAGAAATAgcccagaaaatataaaaaggcaCAACTGATCTCATACAAGATGAACCAAAACATAAAAGGTGATGGGGTTAAAATCAAGGGGCTCAATGGAATTATGTCCAAAATGAAAAAGTTAGACTCTCCAAGGACTGAGGTTAAATTCCTAGAAGAGAGTATTTTGCTTCATTTGAAGACAAAAGTGAAGATTCCATATTGGGAAACAGAGGTGAACAGAAATTTTAGGTTCTGCTTAGGCTTATGAATGTGAACTTAGAACACCTGAAGATGCACAAGAAGAATCAAGGTGTAAATTCTCCCATCCACCTGCTGACTTGTTGGCGGCTAGattatgatattttttaaatgacaacatATGGATCAACACATTGAATTCAGGATTACAGAACTGAAAAGTGATGGGTAAAAACAATGGGAACCTACTAGATGAGAATTAGTGAAAGAGTGaatagaaagaaagagggaaaacattCTTATTCAAGTAAAAGATGCTAATGAATTAGATATCCAGGAAAAAAGTAATGCAGTATCAGCATATTGTTGCTATTGTGCTATTTAATAACACAttctaggtaatttataaagagcaCAACGTTATTGGCTTATAATTCTGAAGGCTGAAAAGTACACTACCAAGGTGATGACATTATCAGTGCCTAAAAGAATTTCTGGTCTACACCTTGAAGATGGTGCCATGGATGCTGCATCCCTCAGAGTAGAAAAGTGGTATTTTTCACATGGCAGATGAGAAACTCATGATCTTTATATATGGCAGTATTAATTCCAAATCAACTTGTAAAGGCCCTACCTATTAATACCATCATAAGGGCAATTGTATTTCTCATGACACAGAAGAGAATCATTTAAGAAATAGCAGACAGAATCCTTAAAACAAATACTCATAATGTAATTGAGTCAGCTGGGTTATAATAGAATgagcaatggagaaaagaaaaaagaggagatgaaAAAGGTAGTGTCAGGCAGATCATTCAATGGCCTACTGATGACAGAGAAGATGGGTGACAGGACAGTTCTTACTGCATTTGAGTAAACCTAAACTTATGGTAACTTAGGTCATGGTGGTAAAGGTGGAGGTGATGGTATTTGGCTTAATTTTGGGTATATTTTGAAGCTTGAGACAACATAGTTTACTGAATGATTATGCAGAGAGtacaaatgaaagagagaaattaCTGGTCATTCCCAAGAAGAAAAACTTgtcactatcttaaaaataaagtttccatCAATTGTGACAAGAAAGATTTTGTGTATTGTTTATTGTAGAATTAATATAATGAGGTTTGCTATAGAAGTATTAAAttggatatttttattattctttcactTAGGCATGTCAAAGCGTTAATTTGGTATATACTTTTGGAATTCCAGGGATAATTTATCTTTAGAAATAAATTTGGGAATTGTTGGAATGTGGAAAATCGGGAAATCTATGATGTCTGATCATACTGCAAAAAGAATGATGACAGGTAGAGCTCATCATACGAATTCGGACTGGGCCTAGAGATAATCCAGTGTTTGCATGTCGGGAAAATTAGGGAGACATACCAATGACCAGTGAGAAGGGGTAGGAAATGGGGTTGAGTAAAACCAAATATTATGTGATGCTGAATGCTAAGGGAAGAAAATGATCTGGGAAACAATAAACTGATTCACTTTTAGGACATGTTAGGTAAGACAATGATGGGTGATTTAATCCATGTCAGCATGATAGAGAGAACTTTGAAGGATCTTCAAGAAAAACTACTGAGTGCTTCAGCAAACGTTTAATGGATTGaactcagaagaaaatgaaaagagaatttgAGGAGGTGGTCAATGCAGAGAtctattttgagaaatttctcaATAAATGGGAGCAGAAAATAAGGCTTATACTAGAACAAGACGTGACATTCAGAGGGTATTTTTGAAAAGTttgacaaaaatttattttactatagcaagataaagtaggaagaagtgatggaaagaaagagaaacatttcttgtCTCCCTcaaaggaaatagaaacaaagactctcagaggtttttaaaattttactttttataacacagaaacacacacttgcACATACACTCCACATTAATGAGGCCAATCTGGTATTACTTCACAGGTCTACAGTGATCAAATTCAGGATCACTTCATTCACTCACTTTCACCACCTTCCCTGCCATCTAATTCAACATTGAGgttgattttatttgtatttccatgTATGGAAAAGACAGAATACATGTGAAAGAGCACATAAAATATGGCTTTATTCGTCATTGGTACAATTATAACAGACTTCAAGTGTAACTCAAGACTATAGAATCCCTTTAGATAAATGTAATGTAGATTTTAAGATTATGGATGAATATTGTGATGTTATACAATATTAAAAGAAAGATTGTGAGCATCCTCTTAACACTCAAAACACAAGGGTAAAGCTTATTATAGTAAAGAATTAATTTCCAGAGACAAAGTAATAAAGTGAACAcacactaggaaaaaaaatataaaaaggggGGGAGGCAACATAAACCAACTGATAGAAGTTCCAGACAGAATTCCACGTAAGTACAGctaccttgtttttgacaaaggtgctgaaaAATACCTTGTAACAAAGAAAGCCTCTTTAACAAACCTATTTGGGCAGCTAATATGCAAAATAGTATAGAGGTTCCTCTTTAGCAGGTGATCCTATTGAAACTGGAACAGGttaaatactgaaactagatccctatctcacAACTGctacaaaataacacaaaaggaCCAAAGACCATACGGAaagactgaaactttgaaactactacataAAACATAGTGGAAATACTTCAAGTTATGTGAATGTGCAACAGCTTTCTGAATAGCACTCTAAAAGcttaagaaaaaagaggaaaattgacCAATGGGGTCACATCAAATAAAAAGCTGATGTACGTTAAAGAAAGAATAACCAGAATGAGCACAGCTGACAAAATGGCAGAAAATTTTTTGCCAACTTTTCCTCAGAAAAGGGATTATCTATCCAGAATCTATACAAAGCTTAGTAAACTAAACTCTAAAAGAATGAATGATCCATTTAATTAATTGGCAGATGGATTGAACAGATCAGTCTCATAGGAAGTATACATAGCCAAGAGATGCATGAATATATTATTCACACTTTTTAGGcataaaagaaatattattcaaaataattttgagtttCTATCTTACCTCCACTAGAGTGTTtataatgaaggagaaataaaacaaacaaatgttggtgagtttttcagaaaaggaaacccttatacactgttaatgggaatgtaaattagtacagccactatgcaaaacagtatggaatttcctcaaaatatGAAAACTAGAACTTCAGTATGATCTAATTATACACTgctatgtatatattaaaaagaattaaagtcGGATTACTGTTTAGATATCTGCCTTCCCAGGTTTATTGCtactctattcacaatagccaagctatggaatcagcctaggtacccatctatggatgaaggaatgaatatttttgtatatgaaATTTTCTCAAtcctaaataataatgaaattatgttattcacAGAAAAGTAGACCAAAAGGGAGATCAtcataagtaaaataaaccagtctTGAAAAGCAAGTTTCACATGCATGGAGAATTTAGGGGGGGGGGACATGTACATAAAaggaggactatttgggaagtggaagggggaggaggacagGAAGAGAAGATAAAAAAGGCAAATAGAGGTGATGAATATTATCAAAATTCATCATGTGCATATACATAGTTGTCCTAATGAAACCACAGATTTTGtcccattaaaataaaagaaagaagataattcTAAGTCAAAccatttaaatattattcacaCTTCATAATAAAGTAGATTTTACaggaacaaaaaaacccaagaagaaTATACAATTCTAATACAAAACTCATTCATTACCATTAAATTATATCAagttcaaaacaaagcaaattgaTATAATGAACTCTACAAAAATACATAAACCCGTGATATTAATGCATTAGATTTCTTAAAATGGGTTTTTAGACAAATTTTGCAGTACTGACAATGAAAAACGTATTCAATTtattcaatctctctctctctctctctctctctctctctctctctctctctgtctctgattATGTGGACTCAAATTCAGTATCCAATCAGATAATCTGGGATAAACTTCTCCTCTGAAAAGATCCCATTTATTCATAAGTAcaatttatcttcttttatttgAAGACCTATTTACAAGCAGGAAGAATTTTGATTTGGAAGTATCATTTTGGGGGAAACCATTCAAACCATGCcagagatttttttctatgtaacTCCAAGGAAAGGGTTGTTACAATGAATTAAGCAGAGTGCATGTACTTTGTTATCTCTGTAATCATATCCATGTATGGCAATTGCACCAGGAAACATTGAGTCTTACTACAAGTCCTAGAAAGATGTTACCATATCTTGGACTCATGAAAACTAGTCCCTGAATCTTTATGTTATGAAAATTTCAAGTTCTTGTAATGATAAAgtaattctgtttattttctcagtATAGTAGAgtcactctttttgttttttgagagctGACAGCATCTTTACTAAAGAAAAGTATATTTATCACAGTCTTAGTCTACTAAGATAATCAAAttatgtgacttttaaaaataataaaatgagtagAATTGAAGCTAACATGACCTCATAAGGATACAGTTTCAAGGGAACATTTCAGTATTTAGTAGACTATGAAAACTCACTTCTTTTGAGGTTTATATGTGGGTTGCTACCATCTTGTTCTTAACTATGAGGTCAACCTGAATTTACTCTAGATATTATCTTGATTTTGCTTACACCCTCCCATGTCCTGGCACCTTCTACAAAATTAGTTCCTTAGACACAGAttcctgaaattttattaaaataaaccaTCATATCTGGTTCTTCCTCACAGGGATTAGAGCAATGAAACAGACAGTGGagattgaaatcatttgtgaaaTATCACAGAGCTGGACAAAAATCAAGGCAAGATTTAAAGCTCacattgaaataaaatgaaataaaatgagaaatcataTCATGCTATCACTTTTGTATGAAATTGCTGatggtattttatttcatttatatttctatcATCTTAACTATGCTAGAAACCAAAGGCCATAGACATGGCCAAATCACAGCCTGAGGATGAGATGACACAAGGCTCCCTTCATTTCCTTGTTCCTCAAACTGTAGATAAATGGGTTTAGCATTTGAGGAACCACAATATACATCATTGAAGCCACAATGTTTTTGGTGGAAGAGTCAGTAACTGCAGAACTCATGTACACTCCAAAAGCTGTTCCATAGAATAAGGACACTACTGAgaggtgagacccacaggtggaaAAAGCTTTATATCTTCCTCCTACAGTTGGAATCCTCAAAATAGAGGAAATAatttgaatatatgaaaaaataatcccAGAAAGAGGAACACCAGCAAATACACTAGTAACTGTGTATATAAGGAGGTTATTAACAAAGGTATCAGAACAGGCCATCTTCATGACCTGAACAAGTTCACAAAAGAAGTGGGGAATTTCCAGGTCTCTACAAAAGGACAGCCTCAGTAACATCAGACTGTGGAGTAGGGCATTTGCAGTAGTAATGAGTATGGAGAGTAGAATGAGCAGTCTACAGAAACAGGggttcatgatgactgtgtaCCTCAGAGGGTGACAAATggccacatagcgatcataggccatcACTGCAAGGACACAACTTTCTAAACCACCAAAAATTAAGACAAAGCAGACCTGGGAGAGGCATCCTGTGTAAGTGATGTTGTGTGTCTGGACTTGGATATTCATCAGCATCTTTGGGATCGTGGTGGTGCTTATAAAGATGTCAGTGAAGGACAGAccagagaggaagaagtacatgggggtgtggagatgGGAGTCAGAGCTGACAGCCAGGATGATGAGAAGGTTCCCCACGATGGTGACCATGTACATGGACAGAAACAGGCTGAAGATGAGTGGCTGCATTTCTGGATCATCTGTCAGTCCCAGAAGAGTGAATTCAGAAACACTTGTTTGATTTGTGGTTTTCATGTTCCTGCTGAATACTACAGAAAAGATGGGATGAAAAATGAGGTGAAGTCCTGATacggtggtccatgcctgtaaacCCATCAATTTGAGAAggataagtaggaggattgttgtCTGGGCAAAAACAGGAAGCTATACTACAAACATATCTAAACCAAAAATGGGTTagggatcaagtggtagatcacatGCTTGttaagcatgagtccctgagttaaaactacagcactgccaaaaaaagcaaaaattttatctACAAGCAATACCACATCACAGAGGTGtgatagtttatatatatatatatatatatatatatatacatatatatatatatatatacatatatatatatgtatatatataaaatgagtataatataaattaatgaaatagccTGTACAGTTTTATGGACTTACATTGATATGCTCTAGGTATGATAATCATCCATGtaccttttaaaaaactttcccAGTGAATTTGCTGTCTCTAAAGATGGGAAAATAGTACTtgctttataaatataatttttcttatttatttgtgaatgatatgAATATTTAAATCTTTGCCTATATTCTCCCTTTGTTCCTCTCATCTAATTATCCCACTCCTATCACCTAATTCCCATTACCTTTACTCAGCATCAACACTTTTACACCTATCATAGCAAAGTAGGACCTggtaacaaaaaatattaaatgaattttcCATATGAACTAGTTCATAgtttcaaataaaaacataaaaatgaatttctcaAATCTATTTGCTAGAGGAAAGGTCCCAAATTGGCATTTCTCAGAATCATTTGAAGTATTTGTCAAGTTACAGAAGAAATAGCCCATGCCATCAGTTCCATGTAACCATGAGGATGTATCATAAACACAAAGTACAGAGTTGGGAGAGACAGGCTAAGAGATCTCAACGTACAACTTATGACTTGACTCTGAAAAATGCTCCCTAATACCTCAAGATGTTACAGAATTTTCACTCCTTAGTCATTATGAAGGTCTCATAATTCTCTTTTATGACTTCATCACATCTTCCTGAACATAGTCCcaaggttttctttgcttttgagataTGCACACTTATTAAGTTAATTAAAGCATGTAGGGAGCTTTCATTCAGGTGGGTATAATGATAATTAGAAAACCCTGCTTATAAACGTGAAGCTTACAAacatcttgggaaaaaaaaagcaaactgctTTAGCAAATTCTAAGAGAAGCATTGTGCTAATGTGGGTGGCACTCTATCTCAACCTTAttgaactttttctttaaagatatgTAGTGGATCATTAAatatagcaaacaaacaaatattcaaAAGAAGTACAGGGCTCcataaaagcagaaattaaaacaatatgag from Castor canadensis chromosome 16, mCasCan1.hap1v2, whole genome shotgun sequence harbors:
- the LOC109679848 gene encoding olfactory receptor 7G2-like; its protein translation is MKTTNQTSVSEFTLLGLTDDPEMQPLIFSLFLSMYMVTIVGNLLIILAVSSDSHLHTPMYFFLSGLSFTDIFISTTTIPKMLMNIQVQTHNITYTGCLSQVCFVLIFGGLESCVLAVMAYDRYVAICHPLRYTVIMNPCFCRLLILLSILITTANALLHSLMLLRLSFCRDLEIPHFFCELVQVMKMACSDTFVNNLLIYTVTSVFAGVPLSGIIFSYIQIISSILRIPTVGGRYKAFSTCGSHLSVVSLFYGTAFGVYMSSAVTDSSTKNIVASMMYIVVPQMLNPFIYSLRNKEMKGALCHLILRL